A portion of the Babylonia areolata isolate BAREFJ2019XMU chromosome 4, ASM4173473v1, whole genome shotgun sequence genome contains these proteins:
- the LOC143281397 gene encoding uncharacterized protein LOC143281397 yields the protein MPLRKQPARQGTPGTPVRTPEQTDELARWVRDELDRPKVSEEVKGKIAEEQSVYEKYAAIASKLGLTGEALSRFITDSVKGEREELRLQRKDEEELQLKRQEKDEGRLFREREELRLQRRDEEEQAFRREELKLRGREVEASENRNISLDPLGDKDDVDAYLSHFERVATLCHWRESSWPTRLIALLRGKAREAVLRLDLADLTSYAKVKAALLRHFRLDADAYRKKFRALRKDAAETFEQLLIRMRACFSLWCVAAGKDENNVEEVKDLFMQEQLYNILSPELIMEVRKVSPENADDLAKEATVLAEAKRMSREAKHERGAQERPLQTRHIASLPTNTVKTNLEQSEQGLTPVSQGQPRSFIICFNCKKEGHIARNCPQSQVTAAVACPVQVPQGDTPALCVPCARKPYTPRCIVTIEGMPANGLRDTGAGYTVVAERLVPADAYTGDTMPVVLAESRCRNLLPVAVVGIVSPFICGRIRVLVMKRPVEEVLIGNLAQREGSEEIEHIPVYANPLIVGAVKTRAQTRREGSVPEALSIKEQMMGTSRADLIRLQECDPSLAAARESCNQSVSHQTRGGKVSYCRKEGVLLRKFEGHEIIDQVCVPQTLRKVVMTLGHDSPMSGHLGTKKTKERVFASFYWPGMCADIAQYCQSCPQCQRSVKKRVPRAYLSRKPFTRVERRTVELIKGNIVKQLGYSTGTPATAGQVFCPVHSWRRRLCC from the coding sequence ATGCCACTGCGAAAACAGCCTGCGAGGCAAGGTACGCCAGGTACTCCTGTGAGGACTCCAGAGCAGACTGACGAGCTGGCACGTTGGGTTAGAGATGAACTTGATAGACCGAAGGTGAGCGAGGAGGTGAAGGGGAAGATAGCGGAAGAACAATCGGTTTATGAGAAGTATGCTGCGATTGCTAGCAAGTTAGGCTTGACTGGAGAGGCCCTCTCCAGATTCATAACAGATtcggtgaagggggagagggaggaactcAGACTCCAGCGTAAGGACGAAGAGGAGTTACAATTGAAGCGCCAAGAGAAAGATGAGGGAAGGTtgtttagagagagggaggaactcaGACTCCAGCGTAGGGACGAAGAGGAACAGGCTTTCAGAAGAGAAGAGCTTAAACttcgggggagagaggtagaagcCAGCGAGAACAGGAATATTAGCTTAGATCCTCTGGGTGATAAGGACGACGTAGACGCTTATCTGTCACACTTTGAGCGAGTGGCTACCCTATGTCACTGGAGAGAGTCGTCGTGGCCTACCAGACTTATCGCGCTGTTGAGGGGCAAGGCTAGGGAGGCAGTGTTGCGACTGGATCTGGCTGATCTTACCAGCTATGCTAAGGTAAAAGCGGCTCTGCTTAGGCATTTCCGTCTGGATGCCGACGCTTACAGGAAGAAATTCCGGGCGCTGAGGAAGGATGCTGCTGAAACATTTGAACAGCTTCTCATTAGGATGCgcgcttgtttctctctgtggtgCGTAGCTGCTGGCAAGGATGAAAATAATGTTGAGGAGGTGAAAGATCTGTTCATGCAGGAGCAGCTCTACAATATTCTGTCTCCAGAGTTGATAATGGAGGTAAGGAAGGTCAGCCCAGAGAACGCTGATGACTTGGCTAAGGAGGCCACTGTGTTGGCCGAGGCCAAACGAATGAGCCGGGAGGCTAAACATGAGCGGGGCGCTCAAGAGCGACCATTGCAGACACGGCACATTGCGTCCTTGCCAACAAATACTGTTAAGACCAACCTAGAGCAGAGTGAGCAAGGTTTGACCCCGGTTAGTCAGGGGCAACCTAGGTCATTTATCATATGTTTCAATTGTAAGAAGGAAGGGCACATTGCACGGAACTGTCCGCAGTCACAGGTCACGGCGGCAGTGGCTTGTCCTGTGCAGGTTCCCCAGGGAGATACACCGgctctgtgtgtcccctgtgcACGGAAGCCATACACTCCGCGCTGCATTGTCACTATTGAGGGTATGCCTGCAAATGGCCTGCGTGATACAGGAGCAGGCTACACAGTGGTGGCAGAGCGCTTGGTGCCTGCTGATGCATACACAGGTGATACGATGCCAGTCGTGTTGGCTGAGTCGAGGTGCCGGAATTTGTTGCCAGTGGCTGTTGTAGGCATTGTTtccccttttatttgtgggaggATTCGGGTTCTGGTTATGAAGCGGCCGGTAGAAGAGGTCCTCATTGGCAACTTGGCTCAGCGGGAGGGCAGTGAGGAGATAGAACACATACCAGTATACGCCAACCCATTGATTGTAGGTGCAGTAAAGACCAGGGCGCAGACAAGGAGGGAGGGGTCGGTCCCAGAGGCCCTCTCCATAAAGGAGCAAATGATGGGGACATCCCGTGCTGATCTGATCAGGTTACAAGAGTGTGACCCCTCTCTAGCGGCAGCACGTGAGTCGTGTAACCAGAGTGTCAGCCACCAGACCAGGGGAGGAAAAGTGTCGTACTGTAGGAAGGAGGGTGTCTTGTTGCGGAAGTTCGAGGGTCATGAGATCATTGACCAGGTTTGTGTCCCTCAGACTCTAAGGAAGGTAGTTATGACGCTAGGTCACGATAGTCCGATGTCAGGGCATCTCGGGACCAAGAAGACCAAGGAACGTGTATTTGCTTCATTCTACTGGCCAGGAATGTGTGCAGACATTGCACAGTACTGCCAGTCATGTCCCCAATGCCAACGCAGTGTAAAGAAAAGAGTTCCCAGAGCATACCTAAGTAGGAAGCCATTTACACGTGTTGAGAGACGTACAGTTGAGCTGATCAAGGGTAATATCGTCAAGCAGCTCGGTTACTCAACAGGCACACCAGCTACCGCCGGTCAGGTTTTCTGCCCAGTCCATTCCTGGAGGAGGCGGCTTTGCTGCTAG